One Edaphobacter flagellatus genomic region harbors:
- a CDS encoding TolC family protein: MAIISIGMLRQAFIMVKSGDMLFLSRGAWISILLIASFRPGAMYGQETLNRPLSLSAVVEEAEKNYPSIHVSQENLNASVANLALARTAYLPRLDGVAQFNRGTRNNIFGSLLPNSVVPPMSGPVIGTNNGGSIWGSAAGLLISWQPFDFGVRGANVRAAMALRDRTSAANQQTQLDVAIWAADAYMTVVASQSARTAALAAVNNWETLRKTIHALVSSELRPGADEARIEAEKAAAVTQLALADQAIATSQATLRKFLKNSEFGPLNVGRLLTDVPYVPDSAAPLRASNTPTMLEQHALVQQNMAQLKAIEKSWVPQFNLEGAIYARGSGAETNGQRLSGANGLAPNVGNYVTGINITFPFMDFVGVHAREAAQAANLRAAKGNEELTDRNLQEQFAQAQASLSTTRVIAQNTPIQLKTAQTSLDQATARYKAGLAPIDNVAQAQRLLVAAQIDDSLARLNVWRAFLHLQYVRGDLLPFLQEVNK; encoded by the coding sequence ATGGCAATAATTTCAATAGGAATGCTGAGGCAAGCCTTCATTATGGTGAAGTCGGGCGACATGCTGTTTCTGTCTCGTGGGGCTTGGATTTCGATCCTTCTAATTGCTAGTTTCAGACCTGGCGCGATGTATGGTCAGGAAACATTGAATCGTCCACTTTCGCTTTCGGCCGTAGTTGAAGAGGCCGAAAAAAACTATCCTTCGATCCATGTTTCTCAGGAAAACCTGAATGCTTCCGTCGCCAATCTGGCATTGGCCCGCACTGCCTATCTTCCTCGATTGGATGGAGTTGCTCAGTTCAATCGAGGGACACGCAACAATATATTTGGAAGCTTATTGCCCAATAGTGTTGTTCCCCCGATGTCTGGTCCAGTGATTGGCACCAATAACGGCGGTTCGATTTGGGGTAGCGCTGCTGGGCTATTGATTAGTTGGCAACCGTTCGATTTTGGAGTTCGTGGGGCTAATGTACGGGCCGCTATGGCTTTACGCGACAGAACCTCAGCAGCAAATCAACAAACTCAGTTGGATGTCGCGATTTGGGCAGCTGATGCTTATATGACAGTGGTGGCGTCTCAGAGTGCTCGCACTGCAGCGCTAGCAGCTGTGAACAATTGGGAGACGCTTCGAAAGACTATTCATGCTTTAGTGTCGTCTGAGCTTAGACCTGGAGCCGACGAAGCGCGAATCGAAGCGGAGAAAGCGGCGGCCGTTACACAACTAGCCCTTGCGGATCAGGCTATCGCTACGAGCCAGGCTACTTTGCGCAAGTTTTTGAAGAACTCTGAGTTCGGTCCATTGAATGTAGGGCGGTTGCTGACCGATGTGCCGTACGTTCCAGATTCAGCCGCACCTCTTAGGGCCTCTAATACTCCAACGATGCTTGAGCAACACGCGTTGGTGCAACAGAATATGGCACAACTAAAGGCGATTGAAAAAAGCTGGGTTCCCCAGTTCAATCTGGAGGGAGCTATTTATGCTCGTGGCTCCGGTGCAGAGACGAACGGTCAGCGTTTGTCGGGTGCCAATGGGCTTGCGCCCAATGTGGGTAACTATGTCACTGGCATCAATATTACCTTCCCATTCATGGACTTCGTGGGTGTTCATGCACGTGAAGCCGCTCAGGCTGCAAACCTGCGCGCTGCAAAGGGAAACGAGGAGCTTACAGACAGGAACCTGCAAGAGCAGTTTGCTCAGGCGCAAGCCAGCCTGAGCACGACGAGGGTTATCGCACAGAACACACCAATTCAACTGAAGACCGCACAAACAAGTCTTGACCAGGCAACCGCCCGCTATAAAGCGGGCTTAGCTCCCATTGACAATGTAGCTCAGGCGCAACGATTGCTGGTCGCGGCACAAATCGACGATTCGCTCGCCAGGTTAAATGTGTGGAGAGCTTTTCTGCATCTGCAGTATGTCCGTGGAGATCTTTTGCCATTTCTGCAGGAAGTTAACAAGTAA
- a CDS encoding efflux RND transporter permease subunit, with translation MRFVLAALSRPLSVIVALIAISAGFFMAINRMKMDIFPQVGNPLIYVAQPYGGMNPAQMEGFLTYYYEYHFLYITGIQSVDSKSIQGAALMKLTFREGTDMQQAMAETVGYVNRARAFMPPGTVPPFITRFDPGSVAVGLLLFTSANHTQGELQNIALNQVRPLFATLPGVSAPPPFGGNQRTIVVNLDPDKLKQYGVSPEQAITAVSAGSVVIPSGNLYDGPLNRIVRTNSTLGPDLAELMDTPIHPKSGANIYLRDIGSIENGTDIVTAYAHVNGRRTVYIPVTKRSDASTLAVIKAVKEAIPRFKKVVPDDVDVQLAFDQSGYVSNAISGLVHEALLGAVLTGVVVLLFLRDWRGALIVVANIPFALFTAVLLLWVTGQTINVMTLGGLALAVGVLVDEATVEIENIHTLMLPGVSRAKVVLEASRKTIIARLLSMLCVLAVFVPSFFMNGVGRQLFVPLSLAVGFAMIASYFLSSSLVPVFATWFMSETHRGEEAEGSFGRLRNWYSGYLDRLLRHRLPILIGYFGATAIVLILLTPHLGTEIFPDANGPVLRMRLKAPIGTRIEESEPKVIQALDLIRNTIGTQHVEITSDYMGVQPSSYPVNLIHLFTSGPEEAIIQVQLKPGHPDDEALRESLRSAFQKQMPDVTVAFEAGDIVTQVMSFGSPTPVQVDVQGVDLDQNYAYLAKVEAELRKLNFLRDVSVVQGQQYPTAEININRDYAGQFGLTMTDITNSLVPATGSSRFIAPNYWRDPRTGNAFQIQVQLPSNRIQGFGALSTLPVMKDGQSQPQLDQVATLRTGTMPEMIERFSGQRVVSVTANIHGMSLGDVQQKIQQVLKHIGAPPKGSTVVVRGQIPALEETVSGLRGGLIFAVLAIFLLLMANFQSVRLPLAILSTIPGVLVGVVLMLLLTGTTLSIQSFMGAIMAVGISVANAILLVSFAERSRHELNDSMRASHEGATSRLRAILMTASAMICGMLPMAIGLGDSGAQSAPLGRAVIGGLVFSTITTLGILPAVYASLQSMASTKSNSLNPEDPLSRYYEHS, from the coding sequence ATGCGTTTTGTACTTGCAGCTCTGAGCCGTCCTCTCAGCGTAATCGTTGCTCTTATAGCGATTTCGGCTGGCTTTTTCATGGCCATCAATCGTATGAAGATGGATATCTTCCCGCAGGTTGGCAATCCATTGATTTACGTTGCGCAGCCTTATGGCGGCATGAATCCCGCGCAAATGGAGGGCTTCCTTACCTATTACTATGAGTACCACTTCCTCTACATCACGGGTATTCAGTCGGTCGATAGCAAGAGCATTCAAGGCGCGGCCCTTATGAAATTGACCTTTCGAGAGGGAACGGACATGCAACAGGCGATGGCCGAGACAGTTGGTTATGTGAATCGCGCTCGGGCCTTTATGCCACCAGGTACTGTGCCGCCATTCATCACACGATTTGATCCTGGAAGCGTAGCGGTAGGACTGTTGCTCTTTACCAGTGCGAATCATACACAGGGTGAGCTGCAAAATATCGCTTTGAATCAAGTGCGGCCTCTCTTTGCGACACTGCCTGGTGTTTCGGCTCCTCCTCCATTCGGCGGCAATCAGCGGACCATTGTGGTTAATCTTGATCCGGACAAATTGAAACAATATGGTGTCTCGCCCGAACAGGCGATCACGGCTGTTAGTGCTGGCAGTGTTGTCATTCCATCGGGCAATTTATATGACGGACCGTTGAATCGAATCGTCCGTACGAATTCTACGCTCGGCCCTGACCTTGCTGAGTTGATGGATACTCCAATTCACCCAAAATCAGGCGCGAACATCTATCTCCGGGACATTGGAAGTATTGAGAATGGCACTGACATCGTGACCGCCTATGCGCACGTGAACGGCCGACGTACGGTATATATCCCGGTAACGAAGCGTTCCGATGCATCGACACTTGCCGTTATTAAAGCTGTAAAAGAAGCGATACCGCGTTTCAAGAAAGTCGTTCCAGATGACGTCGACGTACAACTGGCGTTCGATCAATCGGGATATGTTTCCAATGCGATCAGCGGTCTTGTTCATGAGGCACTGCTTGGAGCAGTGCTTACGGGTGTTGTCGTCCTCCTCTTCCTTAGAGACTGGCGTGGCGCTCTTATTGTCGTTGCCAACATCCCCTTTGCACTCTTTACCGCTGTCCTACTCCTGTGGGTTACGGGGCAGACTATTAATGTGATGACATTGGGTGGTCTTGCACTTGCTGTAGGCGTATTGGTAGACGAGGCCACCGTTGAAATCGAGAATATCCACACGCTGATGCTTCCTGGGGTATCTCGCGCAAAGGTTGTTCTTGAGGCTTCTAGAAAGACAATTATCGCTCGCCTTCTTTCGATGCTTTGTGTGCTGGCGGTCTTTGTTCCATCCTTTTTCATGAACGGGGTGGGTAGGCAGCTGTTTGTCCCACTCTCGCTTGCGGTTGGTTTTGCGATGATTGCATCATATTTCCTGTCGAGTAGTCTTGTACCGGTTTTCGCCACATGGTTTATGTCGGAGACACATCGTGGGGAGGAAGCAGAAGGAAGTTTCGGTCGGTTACGCAACTGGTATAGCGGTTATCTCGATCGGTTATTGAGGCACCGTCTGCCGATTTTGATTGGGTACTTCGGCGCGACTGCAATCGTTTTGATCCTGCTGACACCGCACTTAGGAACCGAGATATTTCCAGATGCAAATGGGCCCGTGCTTCGAATGCGGCTGAAAGCTCCAATCGGAACTCGCATTGAGGAATCTGAACCGAAAGTCATACAGGCGCTTGACCTGATCCGAAATACGATCGGAACACAGCATGTCGAAATTACGTCGGACTATATGGGAGTTCAGCCTTCCAGCTACCCAGTAAACCTCATCCACTTATTTACGAGCGGCCCGGAAGAGGCCATTATTCAGGTGCAACTCAAGCCTGGACATCCCGATGATGAAGCTCTGCGTGAGTCTCTGCGGAGTGCATTCCAAAAACAGATGCCCGATGTTACCGTAGCGTTTGAAGCAGGTGACATCGTAACGCAGGTGATGAGCTTCGGTTCTCCAACCCCTGTGCAGGTAGATGTGCAGGGGGTCGATCTCGATCAAAACTATGCTTACCTTGCGAAGGTAGAAGCGGAGTTGAGGAAGTTGAACTTTCTGCGTGATGTATCGGTCGTCCAAGGGCAACAGTATCCGACCGCAGAGATCAACATCAATCGCGACTACGCTGGTCAGTTCGGTCTCACGATGACCGATATAACAAACTCGCTCGTTCCAGCAACGGGTTCCTCGCGCTTCATCGCTCCAAATTATTGGCGTGATCCAAGGACAGGCAATGCATTTCAGATTCAGGTTCAACTCCCGTCAAATCGAATTCAGGGATTTGGGGCACTTTCGACGTTGCCGGTAATGAAAGACGGTCAATCTCAACCGCAGCTTGACCAGGTTGCCACTCTCCGAACTGGAACGATGCCAGAGATGATCGAGCGATTCAGCGGGCAGCGAGTCGTCAGTGTCACTGCCAATATTCATGGCATGTCTCTTGGTGATGTACAGCAAAAAATCCAGCAGGTTCTCAAGCATATAGGTGCTCCCCCAAAGGGGAGTACAGTTGTCGTTCGAGGGCAAATACCGGCTCTGGAGGAGACTGTATCTGGGCTTCGCGGCGGGCTTATTTTTGCAGTGCTTGCCATCTTCCTGTTACTCATGGCGAACTTTCAATCCGTCAGATTGCCACTTGCTATCCTTTCAACCATTCCCGGAGTTTTGGTAGGCGTCGTGTTGATGCTGTTATTGACAGGCACGACACTTAGTATTCAGTCATTCATGGGCGCAATTATGGCGGTTGGCATATCGGTTGCCAACGCCATCCTGCTTGTCAGCTTCGCCGAACGATCGCGGCACGAATTAAATGACTCTATGAGGGCTTCTCACGAGGGCGCAACCAGCCGTCTCCGCGCGATATTAATGACTGCCTCAGCGATGATCTGTGGCATGCTCCCCATGGCAATCGGTTTAGGAGATAGTGGTGCCCAGTCAGCTCCACTTGGTCGAGCCGTTATAGGAGGGTTAGTCTTCTCGACCATTACCACTCTCGGTATCTTGCCCGCCGTATATGCCAGCCTGCAAAGCATGGCATCTACGAAGTCAAATTCACTCAATCCGGAAGATCCTTTGAGCCGATACTATGAGCATTCTTAG
- a CDS encoding PadR family transcriptional regulator: MIQELTHHGYKLGPGTLYPLLHGMEKQGLLRSTLQSGGGRDRRVYKATAAGKRALAEAKLKVSELYHEMNEAP; this comes from the coding sequence ATGATTCAGGAATTGACGCATCACGGGTACAAGTTAGGGCCCGGCACGCTCTACCCATTGCTCCACGGCATGGAAAAACAGGGGCTTCTGAGATCGACACTGCAGTCTGGAGGCGGTCGAGATCGCCGCGTCTATAAAGCGACAGCAGCTGGAAAACGTGCTCTCGCAGAAGCCAAGCTCAAGGTCAGCGAGCTTTATCACGAGATGAACGAAGCGCCTTAA
- a CDS encoding tetratricopeptide repeat protein gives MKGLVLLLMVALGAIGVLGQSNSSAAEQVRLHSQRAHQLLTEKKPELAAKEFAAVIAVDPTNLDAQANLGVLLFFQRKYTVAEPHLRVAVDQQPDLAKIRALLGMCERRLGKADAARTDLEAVVAKLDDPGIKMEVGLELIEMDTASGDLAKAAAAVEVLKESAPTDPRVLYAAYRIYTDLAGEAMLGLSVAAPESGQMYQAMAHELVRQHDINGAIVDFRKALAINPNLPGIHYELAEALHASPDQKLHAEAESEYKLAVSANSSDEKAVTRLGDLAVDHGDLDAAANYYKKALALAPNDADALLGAARVFNERNDPASALPLLEQIVAADASNVQAHYRLSVVYRKLNRPADAKRELAEYQKYKDMKEKLRKIYKDLRLQDESDESMKESR, from the coding sequence ATGAAGGGTTTAGTACTTCTTTTGATGGTTGCGTTAGGTGCCATTGGTGTCCTGGGGCAGTCAAATAGTTCAGCTGCCGAGCAGGTGAGACTTCATTCACAGCGGGCTCATCAGCTATTGACAGAAAAGAAGCCTGAGCTTGCGGCTAAGGAGTTTGCAGCAGTAATAGCAGTAGACCCAACAAACCTGGATGCTCAAGCTAATTTAGGTGTACTGCTCTTTTTTCAGAGAAAATATACGGTAGCGGAACCGCATCTTCGCGTGGCTGTTGATCAGCAGCCTGATTTGGCTAAAATTCGTGCTCTGCTGGGCATGTGTGAGCGTCGGTTGGGTAAAGCGGACGCTGCGCGGACAGATCTCGAGGCGGTTGTCGCCAAGTTGGATGACCCAGGTATCAAGATGGAAGTTGGGCTTGAACTGATCGAGATGGACACAGCATCCGGGGATCTTGCGAAGGCTGCAGCGGCGGTCGAAGTCTTAAAAGAGAGTGCTCCTACAGATCCACGTGTGTTGTATGCAGCCTATCGCATCTATACCGATCTTGCTGGTGAAGCGATGTTGGGGCTTTCGGTTGCGGCTCCTGAATCCGGCCAGATGTATCAGGCGATGGCGCATGAACTGGTGCGACAGCATGATATCAACGGCGCCATTGTGGATTTTCGCAAGGCGCTGGCAATCAACCCCAATCTTCCTGGGATTCACTATGAGTTAGCTGAAGCGTTGCATGCTTCGCCTGATCAGAAATTGCATGCGGAAGCAGAGAGTGAGTATAAGCTTGCCGTGTCGGCGAATTCTTCCGATGAGAAAGCTGTAACCAGGCTTGGTGATTTAGCTGTCGATCATGGCGATCTTGATGCAGCTGCGAATTACTACAAGAAAGCTCTTGCGCTCGCCCCAAACGATGCTGACGCGTTGCTGGGAGCCGCGCGCGTTTTCAATGAAAGAAATGACCCTGCGTCGGCTCTGCCATTGCTTGAACAGATTGTTGCTGCAGACGCAAGCAATGTGCAAGCTCATTACAGATTGAGTGTGGTGTACCGCAAACTGAATCGGCCTGCGGATGCTAAGCGCGAGCTGGCGGAATATCAAAAGTACAAGGACATGAAAGAGAAGTTGCGCAAGATATATAAAGACCTGCGGTTGCAGGATGAGAGCGACGAATCGATGAAAGAGAGTCGATAG
- a CDS encoding CRTAC1 family protein codes for MRFSKLYSDRIQGVIAICLLVPTLASNAQRPAAAARRPAKSEGQAMKYPQVIDITASTGIKFEHLSSPDQRYIVESMGGGVALLDYDGDGWLDIYFTNSPSVQMELEGKKAKNALFHNNHDGTFSDVTDKAGVGYPCWAIGAAVGDYNHDGKPDLIVSCFGGVVLYRNNGDGTFTDVTKQSGLDNDVGWATGVTFGDYDGDGFVDLFVPHYVDFDLKDLPTFGSKKTCQYHEVAVQCGPRGLKGFPDTLYHNNGDGTFTEVAQQAGVDDAKRFFGLGAVWSDFDNDGRIDLFVANDGEPNYLYHNEGSGRFRETGYDSGVAVSEDGVEQANMGVAVGDFMHTGRMSIAITHFSDEYAVLYRNDGNLNFSDISHAAGIARSTTPFVGWGDEFVDLNNSGWLDLVLANGHVYPQVDNAKLGTAYREPRIVFENQRDGTFKDISAQLGASVTNPQVSRGMAVGDLFNKGRLDLVIENLTGAPMLLEARPDPTNHWVSFQLEGLKDRLALNARVYVTAAGFTQMDEVRSGGSYLSQSDLRLHFGLGKASKIDKVEVRWPDGSIQSFKEIEGDRFYRLRQGESLAAMSAQ; via the coding sequence GTGCGGTTCTCCAAGCTCTATTCGGATCGCATCCAAGGTGTAATAGCTATTTGCTTGCTGGTGCCGACTTTGGCCAGTAACGCCCAACGGCCTGCTGCGGCTGCGCGTCGGCCAGCAAAGTCAGAAGGGCAAGCCATGAAGTATCCGCAGGTGATCGACATCACTGCTTCAACTGGGATCAAATTTGAACATCTCTCCAGCCCAGATCAGCGTTACATCGTCGAGTCAATGGGCGGTGGCGTTGCATTGCTCGATTACGACGGCGATGGATGGCTCGATATTTATTTCACCAATTCGCCGAGCGTACAGATGGAGCTTGAAGGAAAGAAGGCAAAGAACGCGCTCTTTCATAACAACCACGATGGTACGTTTAGTGATGTGACGGACAAAGCTGGTGTTGGGTATCCCTGTTGGGCGATTGGAGCGGCAGTCGGAGACTATAACCATGATGGGAAGCCTGATCTTATCGTGAGCTGTTTTGGTGGGGTCGTCTTGTATCGCAATAATGGTGATGGCACTTTTACAGACGTGACGAAGCAATCTGGACTTGATAATGATGTGGGCTGGGCAACCGGCGTGACGTTTGGCGATTATGACGGAGATGGGTTTGTCGACCTGTTTGTGCCACATTATGTCGACTTTGATCTCAAGGATCTGCCGACGTTCGGGTCGAAGAAGACGTGTCAGTATCACGAAGTCGCTGTGCAGTGCGGACCGCGTGGATTGAAGGGTTTCCCTGACACTCTGTATCACAATAATGGCGATGGTACGTTTACTGAGGTAGCGCAGCAGGCAGGTGTTGACGATGCGAAACGGTTTTTCGGGCTTGGCGCAGTATGGTCCGATTTTGATAATGATGGGCGAATCGATCTGTTCGTTGCAAATGATGGTGAGCCGAATTATCTGTATCACAATGAGGGGAGCGGGCGATTTCGGGAGACCGGATACGATTCGGGTGTGGCGGTAAGTGAAGACGGCGTGGAACAGGCCAATATGGGCGTTGCCGTGGGAGATTTCATGCATACGGGGCGCATGAGTATTGCGATCACGCACTTCAGTGATGAATATGCTGTCTTGTATCGCAACGACGGAAATCTGAACTTCAGTGATATTTCGCATGCCGCCGGAATTGCCCGATCGACGACACCATTTGTGGGCTGGGGTGATGAGTTTGTCGATCTAAATAACTCAGGTTGGCTGGATCTAGTGCTTGCGAATGGGCATGTCTATCCGCAGGTGGATAACGCCAAACTTGGTACGGCATATCGTGAGCCGCGCATCGTCTTTGAGAATCAGCGCGACGGAACTTTTAAAGATATTAGTGCGCAGTTGGGGGCATCGGTGACAAATCCTCAGGTAAGCCGCGGAATGGCTGTGGGGGATCTATTCAATAAAGGGCGTCTTGATCTGGTTATCGAAAACTTAACCGGAGCGCCAATGTTACTCGAAGCTCGGCCCGACCCGACGAACCACTGGGTGAGCTTTCAACTGGAAGGGTTGAAGGACAGGCTTGCACTGAATGCTCGAGTGTATGTTACTGCGGCGGGATTTACTCAGATGGATGAGGTGCGGAGCGGTGGAAGTTATCTCTCACAAAGCGATCTTCGTCTCCATTTTGGGTTAGGGAAGGCGTCAAAGATCGACAAGGTGGAAGTAAGATGGCCAGATGGTTCGATACAGAGCTTTAAAGAGATAGAAGGGGATCGGTTTTATCGTCTCAGGCAGGGAGAATCACTTGCGGCGATGAGTGCTCAATAA